The following proteins are co-located in the Lacticaseibacillus paracasei subsp. paracasei genome:
- a CDS encoding phage tail protein — MITFTDVENNEYQAQCEIDKTDAVNGEKSLSGTIYFGQDVKANIAKGWTLSFLDEEYVVVTYTKNDKENTVAFSAVQAFFYKMSKTGFYEKWNGSHPLASYLDALFAGTGYTYDNTASVAAFEKQDWGMSDRLSLFNDIIDQANVEFSVEGTVVHVVPAMGSDLSTIVRKKFNLDTAEIQTDNTSFATYGRGYGAYSKPDDTTSKRLEVEYKSPLYDYYYPKFGAIEAVPIADERYTIADNLLAAVKERVDKSWAISLTLNLVDLQSVGYKYAMAKPGDYITVIDENLNFSDKVRIIKVTSDYDIRGTRTKTEVECGSLSFAEQQKTSQSTLSNVAAGKIPVPNEWLTSQAQLATNSLLAARTQLNFTDQGIIAVDKSDSNKVVILNSAGLGVSTDGGQAFKSAITADGVVAERIVGNLISGVAFETVTDDNLFKTRLSSGFITFSTKGTTLGQVGSSHDMGTGAIGGVYYGAYAGQVLDIAADVGNSAGYGSVLSIPKDATRSDPRYSLPGHLRSAITGTQDNAFWITHPSRIVLSANAGAGNQLNVYPDHVDILGNFNVYNGSKNAVQVTRDGVRATPAYELAENYVGDISESKTDDDKTVRVDIDPLVFDLINTDKPYQVFLTAYSDAHLWVSERGKNYFIVSSDSPNSSFGWELKGKRRGFEDQRLVDTKDTYKDLEKMEGLIPNGNQNI; from the coding sequence TTGATCACATTCACAGACGTTGAGAATAATGAATATCAAGCCCAGTGCGAGATTGATAAAACCGATGCGGTGAATGGTGAGAAGTCATTATCGGGGACAATCTATTTTGGCCAAGATGTTAAGGCAAACATCGCCAAAGGCTGGACGCTATCGTTTCTTGATGAAGAATACGTTGTTGTCACATACACGAAGAATGATAAAGAGAACACGGTGGCGTTCAGCGCGGTTCAGGCATTCTTCTACAAAATGAGCAAGACAGGCTTTTACGAAAAATGGAATGGCTCACACCCGCTCGCCAGCTATCTTGACGCTTTGTTTGCTGGCACCGGTTACACGTACGACAACACGGCCTCAGTTGCGGCTTTTGAAAAGCAAGATTGGGGTATGAGTGACCGTCTGTCACTGTTCAACGACATCATTGATCAAGCAAACGTTGAGTTCTCGGTTGAAGGCACAGTTGTTCATGTCGTGCCAGCCATGGGGTCTGATCTGTCTACCATCGTTCGTAAAAAGTTCAATTTGGACACAGCAGAGATTCAGACTGACAACACAAGCTTTGCCACCTATGGACGTGGATATGGTGCATACAGCAAACCAGATGACACCACAAGCAAGCGTTTAGAAGTTGAGTACAAGTCACCACTGTATGATTACTACTATCCCAAGTTTGGCGCCATTGAAGCTGTTCCTATTGCTGATGAGCGGTACACGATTGCCGACAATCTGCTTGCTGCTGTGAAAGAAAGAGTTGACAAGAGTTGGGCAATCTCACTCACCCTAAACCTTGTTGACTTGCAATCTGTTGGCTACAAATACGCGATGGCAAAACCCGGCGACTATATCACAGTGATTGATGAGAATCTTAACTTCAGTGACAAGGTTAGGATCATCAAAGTAACCAGTGATTACGATATTCGCGGCACACGAACCAAAACGGAAGTTGAATGCGGTAGCCTATCATTTGCCGAACAGCAGAAGACATCACAATCAACACTATCCAACGTAGCCGCTGGCAAGATTCCAGTGCCTAATGAATGGCTAACATCACAGGCGCAGCTGGCGACTAATAGTCTTCTAGCGGCACGAACGCAGCTCAACTTCACGGATCAAGGAATAATCGCTGTTGACAAGTCAGACTCAAATAAGGTTGTGATTCTTAACAGCGCCGGTCTAGGTGTATCTACTGACGGAGGCCAAGCATTCAAAAGCGCTATCACTGCTGATGGCGTTGTTGCTGAGCGAATTGTTGGTAACCTCATTTCTGGGGTGGCATTTGAAACGGTTACTGATGATAACCTTTTTAAGACTAGGCTTAGTTCTGGGTTCATTACGTTTAGTACGAAGGGAACTACTCTCGGCCAAGTGGGATCTTCACACGACATGGGTACAGGCGCGATTGGCGGAGTTTACTATGGTGCATATGCCGGACAGGTATTGGATATTGCTGCCGATGTTGGTAACTCTGCGGGATATGGGAGCGTTCTTAGCATCCCAAAAGACGCGACACGGAGCGACCCAAGATATTCTCTTCCCGGACATTTGCGGAGTGCCATTACAGGCACACAGGACAATGCGTTTTGGATAACTCATCCTAGTAGAATTGTTTTGAGTGCCAATGCTGGGGCAGGTAACCAACTCAATGTCTACCCCGACCATGTTGACATTCTTGGCAACTTCAACGTCTATAACGGTTCAAAAAATGCTGTGCAAGTCACGCGTGATGGTGTTCGTGCTACGCCTGCATATGAGTTGGCAGAAAACTATGTCGGGGATATTAGCGAAAGTAAAACGGACGATGACAAAACAGTGCGAGTAGACATTGATCCGCTCGTTTTTGATTTGATTAATACAGACAAGCCTTACCAAGTGTTCTTGACAGCTTACAGTGATGCGCATTTATGGGTTTCCGAACGTGGCAAGAACTACTTTATCGTTTCGTCAGACAGTCCTAATTCATCGTTTGGCTGGGAACTGAAAGGCAAGCGCCGAGGATTTGAGGATCAGCGCCTCGTTGATACAAAAGACACTTACAAAGATTTGGAAAAAATGGAGGGACTGATACCAAATGGCAATCAGAACATATGA
- a CDS encoding phage major tail protein, TP901-1 family, which produces MAVPVNNGIKYVKDTPYRGKDVWYFIQSTDPKVAPIGSPAILPAHQESGDTSIEGDSLDEQTKMGRVVAASTNEDSIELTSYMVPGDTANDIIIDAKHNGRQVKVWRVIVDERLAVVEGDHKAYPAMFGYGIVDSADISDEDSFSEMDFTLNIIGKLADKNADGTPGTFPLSDDQVAALSELYDYERPGEKAGEFADGAVTTTTTSHA; this is translated from the coding sequence ATGGCAGTTCCAGTAAACAATGGCATTAAGTATGTAAAAGATACCCCTTATCGTGGTAAAGACGTTTGGTACTTTATCCAATCGACAGATCCTAAAGTAGCGCCTATTGGTAGTCCTGCAATCTTGCCGGCTCACCAAGAGTCCGGCGATACAAGTATCGAAGGCGATTCTCTTGATGAACAAACCAAGATGGGTCGCGTTGTAGCAGCGTCAACCAATGAAGATAGCATTGAGCTAACGAGCTACATGGTTCCCGGGGACACCGCAAACGACATCATTATTGATGCCAAGCACAATGGCCGGCAAGTTAAGGTATGGCGCGTCATTGTTGATGAACGACTTGCAGTTGTCGAAGGCGACCACAAGGCTTATCCAGCAATGTTTGGCTATGGTATTGTCGACAGTGCCGACATTTCCGATGAAGACAGTTTCTCCGAAATGGACTTCACTTTGAACATCATCGGTAAATTGGCAGACAAGAACGCTGACGGTACGCCCGGCACCTTCCCTCTGTCGGACGATCAGGTGGCAGCACTTAGTGAACTGTACGACTACGAACGCCCAGGCGAAAAAGCAGGCGAATTTGCTGACGGTGCAGTAACTACCACTACCACGTCACACGCTTAA
- a CDS encoding phage holin: MNNWTDLVVSLAVAAIPIIGAWISKKLLANKQALTLVKVLGPLANAAVTAAEQLGVTQAIDGAVKKSTAIQAVKDGLKSLGFTSTDEQTIANAVEKAFADLKDSLAETYPQKTVDQEASNQDKVAAAAQAAADAVKAQLAPSSVAPQQ, translated from the coding sequence ATGAATAATTGGACAGATCTTGTAGTATCACTTGCAGTAGCAGCAATCCCGATCATTGGGGCTTGGATCTCAAAAAAATTGCTGGCTAACAAGCAAGCGCTCACTTTGGTAAAGGTATTAGGCCCATTAGCAAACGCGGCCGTAACTGCGGCAGAACAGCTTGGTGTAACACAGGCGATTGACGGTGCGGTTAAGAAATCGACTGCCATTCAAGCTGTGAAAGATGGTTTGAAGTCGCTTGGTTTCACCAGCACAGACGAGCAGACAATTGCCAACGCAGTTGAGAAAGCTTTTGCGGACTTGAAAGACAGCCTAGCAGAAACCTATCCGCAAAAGACAGTTGATCAGGAAGCGTCTAATCAAGACAAGGTAGCTGCCGCAGCTCAGGCGGCCGCAGATGCAGTTAAGGCTCAGCTGGCACCATCGTCTGTTGCTCCACAGCAATAA
- a CDS encoding BppU family phage baseplate upper protein: MAIRTYDILLDSYNSTIPEPIIGRQGDKNGAVTLHVTITDRGTAVDLTHQTVNLIAETANGTAVVSDNAGVTLTEPTNGKFDYAIPNALWSEAGKITKAYFSLNDTDGQQATYDLTFIVKESIDISQDKADDYITIIDGTVRDLKTKVDAIYEYFSDGNFYNKNLIKIINQSLDKSNAVENAYWYFSGNVGQPVGQTTNATGMWAYNKVHVHKGETWSILQARLFFSGFTDIQGNKLSQFSTTDITGDIEYTADQDGYICVSAQSTTPKVFNLPLADITNDMRTFPAGVFGIWITGKHLLADNHKKITVSTAPELLKAINDLSNDTNYSDATIYLQEGVYDLYTAMGGASYITSVDAAASGELFGLNLPDRVSLIGNPHATITFEVPDNVATKTSSTRISVISILHTHTLENLDIIGKNVRYAVHDETGNGVSGLTRVVKNCHIEHLGNASGLWSATQAYAIGTGSGGSYDFENTVFKSVSSVWSAHDNANQKDNTFTFNQCKFVTGSDYSIRFGTYGSGDDMNYVTINNCDIDKYIYVMEEVPDSKTGMRFELKGGGNTKVPYWSVNSAGARLPIEFCDETARITNIGKDIIKDGTPIKLTDIGKGIAMGPTDAVYMAYGIALEDIAPGEQGVVKYAGYLSRDDTPLSSLTVGSRIGIIDGKLAQTNDDHYIGVVTQWRNILLRF; the protein is encoded by the coding sequence ATGGCAATCAGAACATATGACATCTTACTTGATAGTTACAATTCAACAATCCCAGAGCCGATCATAGGACGCCAAGGCGATAAAAACGGTGCTGTTACACTGCACGTGACAATTACAGACCGCGGGACTGCGGTTGACTTGACTCATCAGACAGTTAATCTGATTGCTGAAACAGCAAATGGAACCGCTGTGGTATCCGACAACGCCGGCGTAACATTAACTGAACCTACAAACGGCAAGTTTGATTATGCAATTCCTAACGCATTGTGGTCGGAAGCTGGAAAAATCACAAAGGCATACTTCTCGCTTAATGATACTGATGGACAGCAAGCAACATATGATTTAACTTTCATCGTTAAAGAATCTATCGATATCAGTCAAGACAAAGCTGATGACTATATTACTATAATCGATGGCACGGTCAGAGACTTGAAAACAAAAGTTGATGCTATTTACGAATATTTTTCTGATGGAAATTTCTATAACAAAAATCTTATCAAGATAATTAATCAATCTCTGGATAAAAGCAATGCAGTAGAAAATGCCTATTGGTACTTTTCTGGAAACGTGGGTCAACCTGTTGGCCAAACAACAAATGCTACTGGCATGTGGGCATACAATAAAGTTCATGTTCATAAGGGAGAGACTTGGTCAATACTGCAAGCGCGTTTATTTTTCTCTGGGTTCACTGATATTCAGGGAAACAAATTATCTCAGTTTTCGACCACGGATATAACTGGCGATATTGAGTACACTGCAGATCAAGATGGATATATCTGTGTGTCTGCACAAAGTACTACGCCAAAAGTGTTTAATTTGCCTTTGGCTGATATAACCAACGATATGCGAACATTTCCAGCGGGCGTTTTTGGCATATGGATAACAGGGAAACATTTACTAGCCGATAATCACAAAAAAATCACAGTATCAACAGCGCCGGAACTACTAAAAGCAATTAATGATCTTTCAAATGATACGAACTATAGTGATGCGACTATATATCTTCAAGAAGGCGTTTATGATCTATATACGGCTATGGGGGGCGCTAGTTATATTACAAGTGTTGATGCGGCGGCATCAGGTGAGCTGTTTGGATTGAATTTGCCCGATCGAGTTAGCCTAATTGGTAACCCTCACGCGACAATAACTTTTGAGGTACCAGACAATGTTGCAACAAAGACTAGTTCTACACGCATATCCGTGATCAGCATTCTGCACACACACACGCTTGAGAATTTGGACATCATCGGCAAAAACGTTCGATATGCTGTGCATGACGAGACTGGCAATGGCGTATCAGGACTGACTCGCGTTGTCAAAAATTGTCACATCGAGCACCTTGGCAATGCATCAGGCTTGTGGTCAGCCACACAGGCCTACGCGATTGGCACTGGGTCTGGTGGCTCATATGATTTTGAAAATACTGTGTTTAAGTCGGTAAGTAGCGTTTGGTCTGCACATGACAACGCTAATCAAAAGGACAATACCTTCACATTCAATCAGTGCAAATTTGTCACGGGATCTGACTACTCTATTCGTTTTGGTACCTACGGATCGGGAGACGATATGAACTACGTTACCATCAATAATTGTGATATTGACAAGTATATATACGTCATGGAGGAGGTCCCTGATAGCAAAACCGGTATGCGCTTTGAATTGAAAGGCGGTGGCAATACTAAGGTACCATATTGGTCCGTTAATTCTGCCGGCGCAAGATTGCCAATTGAGTTCTGCGATGAAACTGCACGTATTACGAATATCGGCAAGGATATCATTAAAGATGGAACACCAATAAAACTAACCGACATTGGCAAAGGAATCGCAATGGGGCCAACAGATGCCGTCTATATGGCATATGGAATTGCGCTTGAAGACATTGCTCCCGGAGAACAGGGGGTCGTCAAATATGCTGGTTATCTCAGCCGCGATGATACGCCTCTATCCTCACTAACTGTTGGCAGTCGCATTGGTATTATTGATGGAAAACTAGCTCAAACTAATGATGATCATTATATTGGCGTTGTTACACAATGGAGAAATATCTTGCTCAGATTTTAA
- a CDS encoding phage tail tape measure protein, with translation MANVVATFTANIAPFQSAMGSLATSVKAGTDAASNAGQRVGGAMASIGKASTIAGVAVGAMAAGAIKSYGTFQESINKAAVIAGSSNKSLKGDMKDLETEALSLGKTLPISAQDAGNAMIEMARNGASIKDLKTEFPAIAKASAVAGADLAGTATTVQQAMNIWGGGAKNAAKDSAILALNANMSNAEVEDMGQAFANVGSTAATLGIGIKDTSTAIGLMSNAGLGAAQGSQDLAHALTLMARPSKVAAGEMQELGITYTDAQGKFKPFPQILKEVAKATDGMSKSQKVAALTNLYGAAGAKAMLPLLIQTEKKTKSGKSGWDAYSDSLGKVSSSSKAANKYLSDNSSNMTKNVGQSISQMEDAFDSVIKTSIGTIAPQIQSVANALGNFATWLNKSKSPMAGFVKGLIAWSPVIAIALVAFGLLSSGLGKLIKTISAPVRLIKGLGKSASSLPKPMAASAGQIAAMGAKAAGAGLGIGLAAAGFAALAFGVAALAKTGTAGLVALAAMTASIVVILAVLKLVAPTLTANATGLLAMGAAVLMASVGIALLVVALTNFQKAGGNATTLVLAIGVAIGGLALIFAVVAPALTAGAVGMLAFGAAVLLVGAGIALATAGLALLATQLPTIATYGTSAAVGILALGGALIVFGAGALVAGAGAIVLGAGLAIAAAAIVLAGVAVVVLAAGVAVLAVGIALAGAASLLLGAGLALVATSGAAAGGALLAAAAAGAANAVADAAGAVAALAYGVALVALAAGGALAGAALVVLGAGGVVGGAGLVVLAAGIALVGGAIKILASGLRSLGSVVSSIFHGIVNTISGAMSSAKGAVSGGISGIKGLFSGAGGILIGAGRAIMDGLLNGLKAAWGAVKGFVGGIASWIKQHKGPISYDAKLLIPAGNAIMGGLNQGLQKSFGAVQKTVSGMASDISDNMSANISNLSMAGTQFSSGDVTQSIDASERITPNIYVQNNVDKNGINSMVKEADANDAAVSSYFRPIGG, from the coding sequence ATGGCAAACGTAGTCGCAACATTCACAGCAAACATTGCACCATTCCAATCAGCAATGGGAAGCCTAGCGACCTCAGTCAAAGCTGGCACTGACGCTGCTTCTAATGCAGGCCAACGAGTCGGTGGAGCTATGGCAAGCATCGGTAAAGCGAGCACGATTGCGGGAGTTGCTGTAGGCGCTATGGCAGCCGGGGCTATCAAAAGCTATGGCACTTTCCAAGAGTCGATCAACAAGGCAGCCGTCATTGCTGGTTCCAGTAACAAGTCGCTTAAGGGCGATATGAAGGATCTCGAAACAGAAGCACTTTCATTAGGTAAAACTTTACCCATCAGTGCCCAAGATGCTGGTAATGCAATGATTGAAATGGCTCGTAACGGTGCATCAATCAAAGACCTAAAAACAGAGTTTCCAGCTATTGCCAAGGCTTCTGCGGTTGCCGGAGCTGATTTAGCGGGTACTGCTACAACTGTCCAGCAAGCAATGAATATCTGGGGTGGAGGCGCTAAGAACGCAGCTAAAGATTCAGCTATCTTGGCCTTAAATGCTAACATGTCCAATGCCGAAGTCGAAGACATGGGGCAAGCATTTGCTAACGTTGGTTCCACTGCTGCCACATTAGGCATTGGCATTAAAGACACCTCAACTGCCATTGGGCTGATGAGTAATGCTGGTCTTGGGGCTGCACAAGGTTCTCAAGACTTGGCTCACGCATTAACTCTGATGGCACGCCCGTCAAAGGTGGCTGCTGGCGAAATGCAAGAATTGGGTATCACTTACACAGATGCTCAAGGTAAATTTAAGCCGTTCCCACAAATTCTTAAAGAAGTTGCAAAAGCGACTGATGGCATGAGTAAGTCTCAAAAGGTAGCCGCTCTGACTAATCTGTATGGTGCCGCTGGCGCCAAAGCTATGCTGCCGCTTTTGATCCAGACAGAGAAAAAAACTAAGAGTGGGAAGTCTGGCTGGGACGCTTACTCTGATTCTTTAGGAAAAGTCAGCAGCTCATCCAAGGCCGCAAATAAATATCTGTCTGACAACTCTAGCAATATGACCAAAAACGTTGGTCAGTCAATTTCTCAGATGGAAGACGCATTCGATTCTGTTATCAAAACGAGCATTGGTACAATTGCGCCACAAATTCAATCTGTAGCTAACGCATTAGGTAATTTTGCAACGTGGCTTAACAAGTCCAAAAGCCCAATGGCCGGTTTTGTCAAAGGATTGATTGCTTGGTCGCCAGTAATTGCGATTGCATTGGTGGCTTTTGGCCTATTATCAAGTGGACTAGGAAAGCTGATAAAAACAATTAGTGCACCAGTAAGGCTAATTAAAGGATTAGGGAAGAGCGCATCGAGCCTGCCTAAACCGATGGCTGCTTCTGCTGGTCAGATTGCTGCCATGGGCGCAAAGGCAGCCGGTGCTGGTCTTGGCATTGGATTAGCAGCAGCCGGATTTGCCGCATTAGCGTTCGGTGTTGCCGCCTTAGCTAAGACTGGCACCGCTGGTCTTGTGGCATTAGCGGCAATGACAGCATCGATTGTTGTCATTCTCGCTGTTTTGAAACTGGTTGCACCTACATTGACTGCAAACGCAACAGGGCTTTTGGCCATGGGTGCAGCGGTTTTGATGGCATCAGTCGGTATTGCCTTGTTGGTTGTCGCATTAACTAACTTCCAAAAGGCTGGCGGCAATGCAACAACACTTGTGTTGGCAATTGGTGTTGCCATCGGTGGCCTTGCACTGATCTTCGCTGTTGTCGCACCTGCGTTGACTGCTGGGGCCGTCGGCATGCTGGCGTTTGGTGCAGCTGTCTTACTTGTCGGTGCAGGGATTGCATTAGCAACCGCTGGGCTTGCGCTATTGGCTACTCAACTGCCGACAATTGCAACCTATGGTACTTCTGCCGCTGTCGGCATTCTGGCATTAGGCGGAGCACTGATTGTGTTCGGTGCTGGCGCATTAGTTGCTGGTGCCGGTGCTATTGTACTTGGAGCGGGACTAGCAATTGCCGCTGCTGCCATTGTGCTTGCAGGAGTTGCAGTTGTTGTTCTGGCTGCTGGAGTGGCAGTATTAGCAGTTGGCATTGCACTTGCAGGGGCTGCTAGTCTTCTTCTTGGAGCGGGGTTAGCTTTGGTAGCTACTTCTGGAGCCGCTGCTGGTGGTGCATTACTAGCTGCTGCCGCTGCTGGTGCTGCCAACGCGGTTGCTGATGCGGCCGGTGCAGTTGCTGCTCTGGCATATGGAGTTGCTTTGGTTGCTCTGGCCGCTGGTGGCGCCTTGGCTGGTGCTGCTCTCGTTGTATTAGGCGCAGGCGGGGTTGTCGGAGGCGCAGGGCTTGTTGTCCTTGCTGCTGGCATTGCTCTTGTCGGAGGAGCAATAAAAATCCTTGCTTCTGGTTTGCGCAGCCTAGGATCAGTTGTAAGTAGCATCTTCCACGGCATCGTCAATACAATTAGCGGTGCAATGAGTAGTGCCAAGGGTGCTGTAAGTGGAGGCATTAGCGGTATCAAAGGGCTGTTCAGTGGTGCCGGTGGCATTCTTATTGGAGCCGGTCGAGCAATCATGGATGGACTTTTGAATGGCTTGAAAGCCGCATGGGGAGCCGTTAAGGGGTTCGTTGGTGGTATCGCTTCGTGGATTAAACAGCACAAAGGCCCAATCAGCTATGATGCCAAGCTCTTAATCCCCGCTGGTAATGCGATCATGGGCGGCTTAAATCAAGGACTACAAAAGTCGTTCGGAGCTGTTCAAAAGACAGTTTCCGGTATGGCAAGCGATATTTCTGACAACATGTCGGCAAATATCAGTAACTTGTCTATGGCTGGCACGCAATTCAGTTCGGGCGATGTCACTCAGTCAATTGATGCAAGCGAACGAATCACGCCTAACATCTACGTTCAAAATAACGTAGATAAGAACGGCATTAACAGCATGGTCAAAGAAGCGGACGCTAATGACGCAGCCGTCAGCAGCTACTTTCGACCGATTGGAGGGTAG
- a CDS encoding tail assembly chaperone: MLEIKVKGQPVEAKFNFRALFRANKLYSSAEGANDGASSIWLAFVTDDDMALFKALRVLLPKSYTDDDIMDALDKAEEDGKSQELFKEVEQELHESGFFKHAAQRWLNLTEKYGKALTDKKNKTAEEKIQEAATKDTLDAMKKSLS, encoded by the coding sequence ATGTTAGAAATTAAGGTAAAAGGTCAACCAGTAGAAGCCAAGTTCAATTTCCGTGCGCTGTTTCGGGCAAACAAGCTGTATAGCTCTGCGGAAGGTGCCAACGATGGTGCAAGCTCAATCTGGCTGGCATTCGTTACTGATGACGACATGGCACTATTCAAAGCATTACGTGTGCTGCTGCCAAAGTCATACACAGATGATGACATCATGGACGCACTCGACAAGGCCGAAGAAGACGGCAAGTCGCAAGAACTATTCAAAGAAGTTGAGCAGGAGCTTCATGAGTCTGGTTTTTTCAAACACGCAGCACAACGCTGGCTGAACTTGACCGAAAAATACGGGAAAGCATTGACGGACAAGAAGAACAAGACAGCCGAAGAGAAGATTCAAGAAGCAGCGACCAAGGATACCCTGGACGCAATGAAGAAGAGTCTCTCTTAA
- a CDS encoding GH25 family lysozyme, whose product MKFKTKLITLVVAFLAAISFALPLQVNAANTDMVDTSNHNGLMTYDNYYDMLVHYGVKAVVQKVSEGTTYVDPTAKYNLASAKQAGLYLNGYHYARYTTVEGARAEARFAVAAAQSAGLPIGAVLATDVEGSEQANNSYAANTANNKAFMEVVQAAGYRSTIYTMGSWVGTKMSVDKGWIADYPYNTSRDRYTSHHAWQFRSDQQFAGSYGNFDVSQLYDDFFTANQTPSPSAPVTPAPSQPAKSNVASDTDYAQTGVFKPSATVNIRTGAGTDYAAIGSYAPGESLIYDHVYIRGAYVWARYLSYSGRYHYVSLGVNGGESYGSRSSGYTSPVSHTYYTVRYGDSFWSIAYKYGISMYTLAANNGKSIYSLIYPSESLYIR is encoded by the coding sequence ATGAAATTTAAAACTAAACTAATCACTTTGGTAGTCGCCTTCTTGGCGGCTATTTCTTTTGCCTTGCCATTGCAGGTCAATGCAGCAAATACCGATATGGTGGATACTTCCAATCACAACGGATTGATGACGTATGACAATTACTATGACATGCTGGTTCATTATGGAGTCAAAGCAGTTGTTCAAAAGGTTAGTGAGGGGACCACTTATGTAGATCCAACAGCCAAGTATAATTTGGCTAGTGCGAAGCAAGCCGGACTTTATCTTAACGGTTATCACTATGCCCGTTACACCACGGTTGAGGGAGCACGTGCAGAAGCGCGATTTGCCGTAGCCGCAGCTCAGTCTGCAGGCCTTCCAATTGGAGCTGTTCTAGCAACCGATGTGGAGGGAAGCGAGCAAGCTAATAATAGTTATGCGGCGAATACCGCAAACAACAAGGCATTTATGGAAGTTGTTCAAGCAGCTGGGTATCGGTCAACTATCTATACAATGGGTAGTTGGGTTGGCACAAAAATGTCTGTTGATAAAGGCTGGATTGCTGATTATCCATATAACACGAGTCGTGATCGATACACGAGCCATCATGCTTGGCAATTTCGGAGTGATCAACAATTCGCTGGTAGCTATGGTAACTTTGATGTCAGTCAGCTATATGATGATTTCTTTACTGCGAATCAGACACCTAGCCCGTCAGCACCTGTAACACCGGCACCAAGCCAGCCAGCAAAATCAAACGTGGCCAGTGATACCGACTATGCGCAAACTGGTGTGTTCAAGCCGTCCGCGACTGTTAACATCCGCACTGGCGCCGGCACCGACTATGCAGCCATCGGTAGCTATGCGCCTGGTGAGAGCCTGATCTATGATCACGTGTATATCCGTGGCGCATATGTTTGGGCGCGTTATCTCAGCTACTCAGGCAGGTATCATTATGTTTCCTTGGGCGTAAATGGTGGTGAGAGCTATGGTTCGCGTTCGTCTGGATATACTTCGCCGGTAAGCCACACGTACTACACAGTCCGCTATGGTGATAGCTTCTGGAGTATTGCCTATAAGTACGGAATCAGCATGTACACACTGGCGGCTAACAATGGCAAGTCAATCTACAGTCTGATCTACCCGAGCGAAAGCCTGTATATCAGGTAA
- a CDS encoding phage tail domain-containing protein: MDLLVEKLDGSRYYLSQYKVLITDFEESAPSVTRNSKQLDQRNGNIDFGGWHTDKTINITGYYRADDIDEEETLREKLYALLSDPDGYYITQLKTTPNTAMERPGETSGGYYDKLSNYPSHKRFLVYTEAPEMELVGNVNGTLLYKLTAEFKTMKLPYGETPPNDIDVVSNVPYQGTVPCNQLEQGFTIQFTATGSASSLSFKIDDTELTYSGSVASGDVFLLNGFSYTQNGLSIVSKTNKAYFILQPDKPNRITCNVPGKVRILGFQNLYA, encoded by the coding sequence ATGGATCTATTAGTTGAAAAGCTTGATGGTAGCCGATACTACCTTAGCCAATATAAGGTGCTAATAACTGATTTCGAGGAGTCAGCACCATCGGTCACTCGAAACAGCAAGCAGCTCGATCAGCGAAACGGCAATATTGATTTTGGAGGCTGGCACACAGACAAGACAATCAATATCACCGGTTACTACCGTGCTGACGACATAGACGAGGAAGAAACACTTCGTGAGAAGCTGTATGCGCTGCTTTCCGACCCAGACGGGTATTACATCACTCAGCTCAAAACAACACCCAACACGGCCATGGAACGACCTGGTGAGACGTCTGGTGGGTACTACGACAAGCTGAGCAACTATCCATCTCACAAGCGGTTCCTCGTTTACACTGAGGCGCCTGAGATGGAGCTTGTTGGCAACGTCAATGGGACACTCTTGTATAAGCTAACTGCCGAATTCAAGACGATGAAGTTGCCTTACGGTGAAACACCACCGAATGATATTGATGTTGTCAGCAACGTTCCATACCAAGGCACCGTCCCATGCAATCAGCTCGAGCAAGGGTTCACTATCCAATTCACCGCAACTGGTTCGGCATCTTCATTGTCGTTCAAAATAGATGACACTGAGCTGACATACAGCGGTAGTGTAGCTTCAGGTGACGTGTTTTTGCTGAATGGATTTAGTTACACCCAGAATGGGCTGAGCATCGTCAGCAAGACGAACAAGGCCTATTTTATTTTGCAACCGGATAAGCCTAACCGAATTACTTGCAACGTGCCAGGCAAAGTCCGGATTCTCGGTTTTCAAAATCTATACGCATAG